A single Stigmatopora argus isolate UIUO_Sarg chromosome 7, RoL_Sarg_1.0, whole genome shotgun sequence DNA region contains:
- the LOC144077922 gene encoding guanine nucleotide-binding protein G(I)/G(S)/G(O) subunit gamma-13-like, producing MDDLDVPQMRREVESLQYQLAINREKSSITVTELVKWIESCVCEDPFLNPELMRANPWVEKGKCVIL from the exons ATGGACGACTTGGACGTTCCCCAAATGAGGAGGGAAGTGGAATCACTCCAGTATCAGCTGGCTATCAACAGGGAGAAGTCCTCAATCACAGTAACTGA GCTCGTGAAGTGGATCGAGAGCTGCGTGTGCGAGGATCCTTTCCTGAACCCTGAGCTGATGAGAGCCAATCCCTGGGTGGAAAAGGGCAAGTGTGTGATCCTCTGA
- the LOC144077132 gene encoding uncharacterized protein LOC144077132 — translation MGKDQELLQAVKTEDLLTVQRLLQRPRPGKAKLLGAAKRVNVNIQDADGLSPLHHAALSGNKEMIALLLEAQAAVDIKDNKGMRPLHYAAWQGKTEPLKMLLKAGSSVNGQSEEGQIPLHLSSQHGHYDGSEMLLQHQSNTCISDMAGKTPLDLACEFGRVSVVQLLLSSNMCAAMLEPKPSDPNGVSPLHLAAKNGHMDVIRLLIQAGIDINRQSESGTALHQAALCGKTEVVRLLLESGISAGVRNTLSQTALDIVNQFTTTQASREIKQLLRDASAAMQVRALKDYCNNYDLTSLNIKAGDIITVLEQHSDGRWKGCIHDNRTGNDRVGYFPSNMVEVIKRAGVSPSQQCHTLLLRRPNPCPVGSLNGHSYPPTKLLPLHLPSPPSPHSNAQSLPRFSSFGYVPFPISPPSLSTPPTPPPLPPSPPLSTPPLSTSQEQQSQTGSRTTELSPQGSPTLGQQSSTSEDIWVLRKPLAGGERSGSVGSLGSARSSSSLQGSGNTHVLTTPAPSPHPAPTPGVNTHGLNAPGLNAQAEGVKLLATVLSQSVKAKEHLLEQSQSIEQSAGSSTAAATEHRPFERKAEEDDVRKQAVVAWLGEFQLQFYTTHFLTAGYDLDTVSRMTPEDMTAIGVMKPGHRKKLMSEISKLPSTDWLPDRKPANLADFLSHLGLSQYYQVLVQNGYENIDFISDISLEDLQEIGISKLGHQKKLMLGVRRLKDLQRGLAPESQEGPSSPASSPGASVSEPRAEARKQREGGPSPLAKPRPSISHSPNPPPQSPPQTPTHAGSQQASPRARPRPSAQRAAKADSPVPTPRPPSEEEERQRTRSPIGSENDSRYATVCRGASDRAPAVANDVAVNRSQSSVTLRPRRKGRPPTPPKRSCSSITGGDEEGEGPAEEGLLGPPAFRERRASDCAGLGSALRAQESGGPQRSEGASGSVRSLAAMLETSIVSGAKTLPRNLGSSANDLQVSPPALCRQAGSGGLGSEDDDVFNRRRTVAGSEEAPRPRPEPRPRSTVLSSGVEISDGSATLRRKPRPPSAEAATAPTVVTVTTGSDTSRRRQRVVERSEGAVPAGEKQADSSESPGDGCRRENGNVAPRRRPASEVSAKTEKSKESCEWMEARKSLKPPVSPKPCSVTPRKTQADPPTPTRRVPIPGPDGVDMAQSPESKRVPPPVSPKPRGPPTAPKPGKSAVASTAVSPAATSPAAAASGAPKASLPPSATPLPAPAAPSGPSLSPGLPLTSPSPAQSPSTPSPHPVKPPRSSIAGLSIDLAGLQEEEERRKEREQKKHKEEEDGPWSKGDGGPEEEGAQNRLEETSASLEAALQAVEDKMQGEEEQNDKKTTVSILDDIGSMFDDLADQLDAMLD, via the exons GCATGCGTCCCCTGCATTACGCCGCCTGGCAGGGCAAGACGGAACCCTTAAAAATGCTGCTGAAAGCGGGTTCGTCCGTCAACGGCCAGTCGGAGGAAGGACAGATTCCGCTCCACCTGTCTTCTCAGCACGGACACTACGACGGG TCAGAGATGTTGCTGCAACACCAATCCAACACGTGCATCTCAGACATGGCCGGAAAAACGCCGCTGGACCTGGCCTGTGAATTTGGACGCGTCTCC GTGGTTCAACTCCTGCTCAGCAGCAACATGTGCGCCGCCATGCTGGAGCCCAAACCCTCCGACCCTAACGGGGTCTCGCCCCTCCATCTCGCCGCCAAGAATGGACACATGGACGTGATAAG GCTGCTGATTCAGGCTGGCATCGACATCAACCGACAGTCCGAGTCTGGTACGGCTCTACATCAAGCCGCCCTCTGCGGGAAAACGGAGGTAGTGCGGCTCCTGCTTGAA AGCGGCATAAGTGCAGGGGTGAGGAATACACTGAGTCAGACGGCACTGGACATCGTCAACCAGTTCACCACCACGCAGGCTAGCCGCGAGATCAAACAACTCCTGAGAG ACGCGTCCGCCGCCATGCAGGTGCGAGCGCTGAAGGATTACTGCAACAACTACGACCTCACCAGCCTCAACATCAAAGCTGGGGACATTATCACG GTTTTAGAGCAGCACTCGGATGGTCGGTGGAAGGGTTGCATTCACGATAACCGCACAGGAAATGACCGTGTCGGCTACTTCCCATCCAATATGGTGGAAGTCATCAAGAGGGCAG GCGTGTCCCCCTCCCAGCAGTGCCACACGCTGCTACTACGCAGGCCCAATCCCTGCCCCGTTGGCTCGCTCAACGGACACTCGTACCCCCCCACCAAGCTCCTCCCCCTGCACCTGccctcccctccctccccccacTCAAACGCACAATCCCTCCCTCGCTTCTCCTCGTTCGGTTACGTGCCTTTTCCCATCTCTCCGCCTTCTCTATCCACTCCTCCTacgcctcctcctcttcctccatcgCCTCCTCTTTCTACTCCTCCTCTCTCCACTTCTCAGGAGCAGCAAAGTCAGACAG GTTCGCGGACCACCGAGTTGAGTCCTCAGGGCTCCCCGACTTTGGGCCAGCAGAGCAGCACCAGCGAGGACATCTGGGTACTCCGTAAACCGCTTGCAG GGGGCGAACGCAGCGGCAGCGTGGGTAGCCTCGGAAGCGCCCGTTCATCGAGCAGCCTCCAAGGCTCGGGCAACACCCACGTATTAACCACACCGGCGCCCAGTCCTCACCCGGCGCCGACTCCGGGAGTCAACACGCACGGCCTTAACGCTCCGGGTCTTAACGCACAAGCCGAGGGCGTTAAG CTCCTGGCAACCGTCCTTTCCCAGTCGGTAAAAGCCAAGGAACATTTACTCGAGCAATCGCAGTCCATCGAGCAATCAGCAG gcTCTTCGACCGCCGCAGCTACCGAGCATCGTCCGTTTGAACGCAAGGCGGAGGAGGACGACGTTAga AAGCAGGCAGTAGTGGCGTGGCTGGGTGAGTTTCAGCTGCAGTTCTACACCACCCACTTCCTCACGGCAGGATATGATCTAGACACCGTTAGCCGCATGACCCCTGAG GACATGACGGCCATCGGGGTGATGAAGCCCGGGCATCGGAAGAAGTTAATGTCAGAGATCAGCAAGCTGCCCTCGACCGATTGGTTACCAGACCGCAAGCCT GCCAATCTAGCAGATTTCCTTTCCCACTTGGGACTCAGTCAGTACTACCAGGTCCTGGTGCAGAACGGGTACGAAAACATCGACTTTATCTCCGACATCAGCCTGGAAGATCTCCAAGAGATCGGTATTTCCAAACTTG GCCACCAGAAGAAGCTGATGTTAGGAGTAAGGAGACTGAAAGATTTACAGCGAGGACTTGCTCCAGAATCTCAAGAGGGTCCTTCTTCGCCCGCGTCAAGCCCCGGCGCCAGCGTCTCGGAGCCCCGCGCAGAGGCGAGGAAACAGCGGGAGGGTGGTCCCAGCCCCTTGGCGAAACCACGTCCGAGTATCTCTCATTCCCCGAATCCCCCACCGCAATCCCCGCCGCAAACCCCCACGCACGCTGGAAGCCAGCAGGCCTCTCCCAGGGCTCGGCCCCGCCCCTCCGCCCAGCGGGCCGCCAAGGCGGATTCGCCCGTGCCGACGCCGCGCCCGCCCAGCGAAGAGGAGGAGCGCCAGCGAACTCGCAGCCCGATTGGCTCCGAGAATGACTCGCGTTACGCCACCGTGTGCCGCGGCGCCTCCGACCGCGCCCCCGCCGTCGCCAACGACGTCGCCGTCAACCGCAGTCAGTCGTCGGTCACGCTCCGCCCTCGCCGGAAGGGCCGGCCCCCGACGCCTCCCAAACGGTCCTGTTCGTCCATCACCGGGGGCGACGAGGAGGGCGAAGGACCGGCGGAGGAGGGGCTCCTCGGCCCGCCCGCTTTTCGAGAGCGGCGGGCCAGCGACTGCGCCGGCTTGGGGTCGGCCTTAAGGGCTCAGGAGTCGGGGGGCCCGCAGAGGTCGGAGGGGGCGTCTGGGAGCGTACGCAGTCTGGCCGCCATGCTGGAGACGTCCATTGTGAGCGGGGCCAAAACCCTCCCGAGAAATCTGGGAAGCAGCGCCAACGACCTGCAG GTCAGCCCTCCCGCCCTCTGTCGCCAGGCCGGCTCTGGCGGTCTCGGATCGGAAGACGACGACGTCTTCAATCGACGACGGACCGTCGCCGGAAGCGAGGAGGCTCCTCGGCCACGTCCGGAACCACGACCCCGCTCCACCGTCCTCTCCTCCGGCGTGGAGATCTCGGACGGCTCGGCGACGCTCCGAAGGAAACCTCGCCCTCCTTCGGCCGAAGCGGCAACGGCTCCCACGGTGGTCACCGTGACGACCGGCTCCGACACCTCGCGTCGGAGGCAGCGCGTGGTCGAGCGGTCGGAAGGGGCGGTCCCGGCCGGCGAGAAGCAAGCCGACTCTTCGGAAAGTCCAGGTGACGGCTGCCGCCGAGAAAACGGCAACGTGGCGCCGAGACGAAGGCCGGCGTCGGAGGTGTCTGCTAAGACGGAGAAGAGTAAGGAGAGCTGTGAGTGGATGGAGGCCAGGAAGTCTCTGAAACCACCGGTCTCACCTAAACCTTGCTCGGTGACGCCGAGGAAGACGCAAGCGGATCCGCCGACCCCCACGCGACGGGTCCCCATTCCTGGTCCGGATGGCGTTGACATGGCACAGAGTCCTG AATCAAAGCGTGTTCCTCCCCCCGTGTCGCCTAAACCTCGCGGCCCACCGACAGCCCCCAAACCGGGCAAATCCGCAGTTGCCTCCACCGCCGTCAGCCCGGCGGCGACGagcccggcggcggcggcgtccggCGCCCCGAAGGCTTCCCTCCCGCCATCCGCCACCCCTCTTCCGGCCCCCGCCGCCCCTTCCggcccctccctctctccggGACTCCCCCTGACGTCGCCCTCGCCCGCCCAGAGCCCCTCCACACCGTCTCCTCACCCCGTCAAGCCGCCGCGCTCGTCCATCGCCGGCCTTTCCATCGACCTGGCCGGactgcaggaggaggaggagaggaggaAGGAGAGGGAGCAGAAGAAGCACAAAGAGGAAGAAGACGGGCCGTGGTCAAAGGGGGACGGCGGCCCTGAAGAAGAGGGGGCGCAGAATCGTCTGGAGGAGACCAGCGCCTCCTTGGAAGCGGCTTTACAGGCTGTGGAAGACAAAATGCAAGGGGAAGAAGAACAAAATGA CAAGAAGACAACCGTGTCCATCCTGGACGACATCGGCAGCATGTTCGATGACTTGGCCGACCAGCTGGACGCCATGCTCGACTGA